From Oceanispirochaeta sp., the proteins below share one genomic window:
- the pepF gene encoding oligoendopeptidase F, which translates to MSQTIKNRKDVPSGNKWNLASLFKDSEAWEAGLKELEALIPEISGFKGSLGDSAERLRGCFDFFNSLEILEERLGYYAMLRKEEDVADSDSMGRYSRYMAVATKSSTEASYLKPEIQSLPDELLASYMKDPVLKEFRIPLERMIRYKPHILSEKEESLLAMQAEFAQTARKAFSALTNGDMNFGTIEVKGEEKGLTNSTFGVFLLDPDRAIRKQAFQQFYTVFEGHKNTLSELYGGSVLRDIYSAKVRGFSSAREASLFPDNVPVDVYDNLIASVSDNLAPLHRYYALRKRVLGLDALHLYDTKVSLIPDMSVRHSFDDGVNVVLKALSPLGEEYGSVLKKGLSSGWVDRYENKGKRSGAFSAGSYKGDPYILMNYKEDDIRDVFTLAHEGGHSMHSWFSVRNNPFQNYNYTIFEAEVASTFNEQLLGRYLMDHSESKEMTLYLLGRQIDDILGTIYRQTMFAEYEMKCHALVEAGKPLTVDSLRFEYRTLLEKYFGPDVVLEEQADLEGLRIPHFYNAFYVYKYATGLSAAMALSEMVLDGGDAEGESYLNFLKSGGSRFPLDSLKAAGVDMSRPEAVNKALGRFAALVDRFESELL; encoded by the coding sequence ATGAGTCAGACAATCAAAAATAGAAAAGATGTTCCCTCCGGGAATAAATGGAACCTTGCCTCTCTGTTTAAAGACTCGGAAGCCTGGGAAGCAGGGCTCAAGGAACTGGAGGCTCTGATCCCGGAAATCTCCGGCTTCAAGGGCAGCCTGGGTGATTCGGCAGAACGCCTGAGAGGCTGCTTTGATTTTTTCAATTCTCTGGAGATTCTGGAGGAACGGCTGGGGTACTACGCCATGCTCCGCAAGGAAGAGGATGTGGCAGACAGCGATTCCATGGGCCGTTATTCCCGTTATATGGCGGTGGCCACAAAAAGCAGCACCGAGGCCAGTTATCTCAAGCCTGAGATTCAGTCTCTCCCGGATGAGCTGCTGGCTTCCTATATGAAGGATCCTGTCCTGAAGGAATTCCGCATCCCTCTGGAAAGAATGATCCGGTATAAACCCCATATCCTGTCTGAAAAGGAAGAATCTCTTCTGGCCATGCAGGCAGAGTTTGCACAAACCGCCCGGAAGGCTTTTTCGGCCTTGACCAACGGGGATATGAATTTCGGAACCATCGAAGTGAAGGGCGAGGAGAAGGGACTGACCAATTCCACCTTTGGAGTGTTTCTCCTGGACCCTGACCGGGCAATTCGGAAGCAGGCCTTTCAACAGTTCTATACCGTTTTTGAGGGTCACAAAAACACCCTCAGTGAACTCTATGGCGGCAGTGTGCTGAGAGACATATACAGTGCAAAGGTCCGGGGATTTTCATCGGCCCGGGAGGCCAGTCTTTTCCCCGACAATGTTCCCGTCGATGTGTATGATAATCTGATTGCCTCTGTCTCGGATAATCTGGCTCCTCTCCACCGCTATTATGCCCTCAGGAAAAGAGTCCTGGGGCTGGATGCCCTTCATCTTTATGATACCAAGGTTTCTCTTATACCCGATATGTCTGTCCGGCACAGCTTTGACGACGGGGTGAATGTGGTCCTCAAGGCCCTGTCTCCTCTGGGAGAAGAGTATGGATCTGTGCTGAAGAAGGGCCTCAGCAGCGGCTGGGTAGACCGGTATGAGAACAAGGGCAAGCGGTCCGGAGCCTTTTCGGCAGGATCCTACAAGGGGGATCCCTATATTCTGATGAATTACAAGGAAGACGATATCCGGGATGTCTTCACCCTGGCCCATGAGGGGGGACATTCCATGCATTCCTGGTTTTCTGTCAGGAACAATCCTTTTCAGAATTACAATTATACCATCTTTGAGGCCGAGGTAGCCTCTACCTTCAATGAACAGCTTCTGGGCCGCTACCTGATGGATCATTCCGAATCGAAGGAGATGACCCTCTACCTTCTGGGCCGTCAGATCGACGATATTCTGGGAACCATCTACAGGCAGACCATGTTTGCAGAGTATGAGATGAAATGCCATGCCCTGGTAGAAGCCGGGAAGCCCCTGACCGTAGACAGTCTCCGCTTTGAATACAGAACCCTTCTGGAGAAGTATTTCGGTCCTGATGTGGTTCTGGAAGAACAGGCCGATCTGGAGGGACTCAGAATCCCTCATTTTTACAATGCTTTTTATGTTTATAAGTATGCCACAGGATTGTCTGCGGCCATGGCCTTGTCCGAAATGGTTCTGGACGGGGGCGATGCCGAAGGGGAGTCTTACCTGAACTTTCTTAAATCCGGGGGCAGCCGGTTTCCACTGGATTCTCTCAAGGCCGCAGGAGTGGATATGAGCCGCCCCGAGGCCGTCAATAAAGCCCTGGGACGATTTGCGGCCCTGGTGGACCGGTTTGAATCGGAGCTCTTGTAA
- the rdgB gene encoding RdgB/HAM1 family non-canonical purine NTP pyrophosphatase, translating into MEIILATGNMHKKKELEQIFSGHKILIPSDLGVEFDCDETGSTFMENALLKAETLYNLVKRPVLADDSGLCVNALGGAPGIYSARYGSSEDGLVLTDPDRNRLLLKNLDGVTEREAFFVCAMVLFTAPYRVYSVQESFEGRIADSPFGGGGFGYDPVFVDALSGKTAAELTDVEKNRVSHRGKAGRVMNSLLEALV; encoded by the coding sequence ATGGAAATAATACTCGCCACTGGCAATATGCATAAGAAAAAAGAACTGGAGCAGATCTTCTCGGGTCATAAGATTCTCATCCCCTCCGATCTGGGAGTGGAATTCGATTGTGATGAAACGGGAAGCACCTTTATGGAGAATGCGCTCCTGAAGGCGGAAACCCTCTACAATCTGGTTAAAAGGCCTGTTCTGGCCGACGATTCAGGGTTGTGTGTGAACGCCCTGGGAGGAGCTCCGGGGATTTACTCCGCCCGGTACGGTTCCAGCGAGGACGGGCTTGTTCTCACAGACCCGGACCGGAACAGGCTTTTGCTGAAAAACCTGGACGGGGTGACGGAACGGGAAGCCTTCTTTGTCTGCGCCATGGTTCTGTTCACAGCCCCCTACAGGGTGTATTCTGTTCAGGAATCCTTCGAGGGACGGATCGCCGACTCTCCCTTCGGTGGGGGGGGGTTCGGCTATGATCCCGTCTTTGTGGATGCCCTGTCGGGAAAAACGGCTGCAGAACTGACGGATGTTGAAAAAAACCGTGTCTCCCATAGGGGAAAGGCCGGGAGAGTCATGAATTCACTATTGGAGGCCCTTGTATGA
- the trpS gene encoding tryptophan--tRNA ligase, whose product MSGKVVLTGIKPTGMPHLGNYLGAIKPALELAESYDARYFIADYHSLNSIKDPKLLKEYTYEIAACWLACGLDPEKTLIYRQSDVPETFELTTMIMAFTAKGLMNRAHAYKATVDQNREKGRPEDHNINLGLYTYPVLMAADILLFDTNYVPVGKDQVQHIEMAVDIAQAVNRNYKQDLLTLPEAVVSESTQVVVGLDGRKMSKSYDNTIPLFLAEKKLKKLCNKILTNSQTVEEVKDPETCNVFTLYKLFATPEQQDALAARYRAGGMGWGEAKEELFHVINGVLSPMRERYNALMEDTSYIDQVLTGGALKARALASVKIGKLRKAMGFDI is encoded by the coding sequence ATGAGTGGAAAAGTTGTTTTGACCGGGATTAAACCAACGGGGATGCCCCATCTCGGGAATTACCTGGGAGCCATCAAACCGGCATTGGAACTGGCCGAGAGTTATGATGCCCGTTACTTTATTGCAGATTATCACTCACTGAACAGTATCAAGGACCCCAAACTCCTGAAAGAATACACCTATGAAATCGCTGCCTGCTGGCTGGCCTGCGGACTGGACCCCGAAAAAACCCTGATCTACAGGCAGTCGGATGTTCCCGAAACCTTCGAACTGACGACCATGATCATGGCCTTTACCGCCAAGGGTCTGATGAATAGAGCCCATGCCTATAAGGCCACGGTGGATCAGAACCGGGAGAAGGGCAGGCCCGAGGATCACAATATCAATTTGGGTCTGTATACCTATCCCGTGCTGATGGCCGCAGATATCCTCCTCTTCGATACCAATTATGTCCCCGTGGGAAAGGATCAGGTTCAGCACATCGAGATGGCTGTGGATATTGCCCAGGCGGTGAACCGAAACTATAAACAGGACCTACTGACTCTGCCCGAGGCGGTCGTTTCCGAAAGCACACAGGTTGTGGTGGGGCTGGACGGCCGGAAGATGAGCAAGAGCTATGATAATACGATACCACTCTTTCTTGCAGAAAAGAAGCTGAAGAAGCTCTGCAATAAGATCCTCACCAATTCCCAGACGGTAGAAGAAGTGAAGGATCCCGAGACATGCAATGTCTTCACCCTTTATAAACTTTTTGCAACTCCCGAACAGCAGGATGCTCTGGCTGCCCGTTACAGGGCCGGCGGCATGGGTTGGGGTGAAGCCAAAGAGGAACTCTTTCATGTTATCAACGGAGTTCTTTCACCCATGCGGGAGCGGTATAATGCCCTGATGGAAGATACATCCTATATCGATCAGGTTCTGACCGGGGGAGCCCTGAAGGCCAGAGCCCTGGCTTCTGTCAAAATCGGTAAACTTCGGAAGGCCATGGGATTCGATATCTGA
- a CDS encoding response regulator transcription factor — translation MALIFVIEDNDSIREAVSGYLKLSDYEVEEFDALGGVKEAMASRNPELLILDAMLPDGDGFIFAKEIRQKSEIPIIFMTARESESDRITGFEVGADDYIVKPFSPKELVLRVGAVLKRTGTTLPQKKMHGWSLQGQKLTTDEDSHKAMLNNQLLKLTAAEWKILLYLSSNGGAVVSREQILDRCLEYSFEGYDRTVDTHIKNLRAKLQNPDWIETVRGYGYRFAGNST, via the coding sequence ATGGCACTAATTTTTGTTATAGAAGACAATGACTCGATCCGGGAAGCCGTATCGGGCTACCTGAAGCTCTCTGATTATGAAGTGGAAGAATTTGACGCACTGGGCGGTGTAAAAGAAGCCATGGCATCCAGGAATCCGGAACTCCTGATCCTTGACGCCATGCTGCCCGACGGAGATGGATTCATTTTCGCCAAGGAAATCCGCCAAAAATCTGAAATCCCCATCATATTCATGACAGCCAGAGAATCAGAGTCGGACAGGATAACCGGATTTGAGGTGGGAGCCGATGATTATATCGTCAAACCCTTTTCCCCGAAAGAACTGGTTTTGAGAGTGGGAGCTGTTCTGAAAAGAACAGGGACAACCCTGCCCCAGAAAAAGATGCATGGATGGTCATTACAGGGTCAGAAACTGACCACCGATGAAGATTCCCATAAGGCCATGCTGAACAACCAGCTTCTGAAACTGACAGCAGCGGAGTGGAAGATTCTCCTTTATCTGTCTTCCAATGGTGGAGCCGTTGTCTCCCGGGAGCAGATACTGGACCGTTGTCTGGAATATTCCTTTGAAGGATATGACCGGACAGTGGATACCCATATTAAGAACCTCCGTGCCAAACTTCAGAATCCAGACTGGATTGAGACTGTCAGAGGATACGGATACAGGTTTGCAGGAAACAGTACATGA
- a CDS encoding HAMP domain-containing sensor histidine kinase — MRSMRARMLAAFFLIILIHNLLLVLTLILGYGNSKEYWNDHVEQESHAFVMEFLTEMMNQGGTLNAASSSLVLESARNYLIESAQVFLYSPEGELLESWTNPLLDNYSLVKSEVQKAEALYYNGQLRGYVQIIPLSFSYVNHNNVFIARIIKLFTLGLILSAGLSLLLAFRISASFTREARRTARSLIKLAGGSRVEEFTKTATAELSTINEAAGSLQKMLISEEDRRILRSRSLAHDLKTPLTALKTQLYAYRDGVLLMTPEGWEKIMSEIAVLESLTKDFLILGELDTEGNQLSIKKGSAESLRAGIMDSLADLAESKGISLEWSNGLDYLYCDFPLTSRALEALVKNAIQHMTIQGIVEIEAGGTAESPHFRVINPGTIEEEHLSLLFDPLYKTDRSRNKRGSGLGLTISRRIAEFHNGSLRVENLDEHRVCFTLSLNRG; from the coding sequence ATGAGATCAATGCGCGCCAGAATGCTGGCGGCTTTTTTTCTGATTATCCTTATCCATAATTTATTACTGGTCCTGACCCTCATATTGGGGTATGGCAATTCCAAAGAGTATTGGAATGATCATGTGGAACAAGAGTCACATGCATTTGTCATGGAATTCCTGACAGAGATGATGAATCAGGGAGGCACCCTGAATGCCGCGTCCAGTTCACTCGTACTGGAGTCAGCCAGGAACTACCTGATCGAGTCCGCCCAGGTATTCCTGTACTCCCCTGAGGGTGAACTTCTTGAATCCTGGACCAATCCCCTCCTGGATAACTACTCACTTGTAAAATCAGAAGTCCAAAAGGCTGAGGCCTTGTACTATAATGGACAGCTCAGAGGATATGTACAGATAATTCCTCTTTCTTTCAGCTACGTGAACCATAACAATGTATTCATTGCACGGATTATAAAACTCTTCACCCTGGGCCTGATCCTATCTGCCGGACTATCACTTCTCCTGGCCTTCCGTATTTCCGCATCCTTCACAAGAGAAGCCCGCCGGACAGCCAGATCACTCATCAAGTTGGCCGGAGGATCCCGGGTAGAGGAATTCACAAAGACAGCGACGGCTGAGCTGTCGACCATCAACGAGGCGGCGGGGTCTTTGCAGAAGATGCTGATATCCGAAGAAGACCGGAGGATTCTCAGATCCCGGAGTCTCGCTCATGACCTGAAAACCCCCTTGACAGCCCTGAAGACACAACTCTATGCCTACAGGGATGGAGTTCTTCTTATGACTCCCGAGGGCTGGGAGAAAATTATGTCAGAAATAGCCGTCCTGGAATCGCTGACCAAAGACTTCCTGATCCTGGGGGAGCTGGATACTGAGGGGAATCAGCTCTCAATCAAAAAAGGATCCGCCGAGAGTCTCCGAGCAGGGATTATGGACTCCCTGGCAGACCTTGCCGAGTCGAAAGGCATTTCTCTGGAGTGGTCCAATGGTCTGGACTATCTGTATTGTGACTTTCCCCTGACCAGCCGGGCTCTGGAAGCCCTGGTTAAAAACGCGATTCAGCACATGACCATCCAGGGGATTGTGGAGATTGAAGCCGGAGGAACCGCAGAAAGCCCTCATTTCAGGGTCATAAACCCGGGAACGATAGAGGAAGAGCACCTGTCTCTCCTCTTTGATCCCCTCTATAAAACCGACAGAAGCCGGAATAAAAGGGGCAGCGGTCTGGGATTGACGATTTCCAGGCGCATAGCCGAATTTCATAATGGTTCATTAAGAGTTGAAAACCTGGATGAGCATCGTGTCTGCTTCACTTTGAGCCTAAATCGTGGCTGA
- a CDS encoding HAD family phosphatase: protein MTKLEAILFDMDGTLMDSEPLWLRADLAMIASYGGFMSEEEHDAYIGMGAVTFIPMIKEKYGIEASYEELREFQERTFLEIARSEITAFPQMVALVHWAIGKNIPVGIASGSTNGIIDEMCSVTGILDLFQVRVSAQEVEEGKPEPHVFLEAARRLQVRPDGCLVIEDSPVGVEAAYRAGMRSIAVPPPMVSDLNGHLNRADLVFQGGMTVFTTEKATTWINSEYQV, encoded by the coding sequence ATGACGAAACTTGAAGCGATCCTTTTTGATATGGACGGAACACTAATGGACAGCGAGCCTCTCTGGCTGAGGGCAGACCTGGCCATGATAGCCTCCTATGGCGGATTTATGAGTGAAGAAGAGCACGATGCCTACATCGGAATGGGTGCGGTCACCTTTATTCCCATGATCAAGGAAAAATACGGCATTGAAGCCTCCTATGAAGAATTGCGTGAGTTTCAGGAACGAACCTTTCTGGAGATCGCCCGGAGCGAAATTACGGCTTTCCCTCAGATGGTGGCCCTGGTCCATTGGGCCATCGGGAAGAACATCCCTGTAGGAATTGCCTCGGGTTCCACCAATGGCATCATCGATGAGATGTGTTCTGTGACGGGAATTCTAGATCTTTTTCAGGTTCGGGTGTCCGCTCAGGAAGTAGAAGAGGGCAAGCCCGAACCCCATGTCTTTCTGGAGGCGGCCAGGAGGCTGCAGGTAAGGCCTGACGGGTGTCTGGTGATCGAAGACTCACCCGTGGGTGTGGAAGCAGCCTACAGGGCAGGAATGCGCAGTATAGCCGTTCCTCCCCCCATGGTCAGCGACCTCAATGGCCATCTGAACCGGGCGGACCTTGTTTTTCAGGGTGGAATGACCGTCTTTACAACGGAAAAGGCCACCACCTGGATCAACTCGGAATACCAGGTCTGA
- a CDS encoding AI-2E family transporter, with translation MKITLNTIFLGILTTIAMGAVLHILQPLFLPLVIAILLSFVLSPLVTHFHKRIPRVLAVLLVIGILMVGLYAIGWFFYTRITSFVSVIGYYQDRFDIIISDIVIRYKLPSDILEVLQLSASLRSGLYNISISFVNFAGQLIIVVFFIVFMLLENPLSERKMKMAFPKESVQIRFGTIIRTISTQIARYLTIKLGISITTGFLVSLSLYFIGLDFYLMWGFLAILFNFIPNIGSTIIMVATILMSFIQFYPVWNPILAALIVMPLIQMILGNFLDPKLQGNQLDLSPVIILISLVFWGWIWGITGMFLAVPLAETIKIICANIDALKPVSILMSSGKSLKQVSPKNSDIEKDETENTENTEETP, from the coding sequence ATGAAAATAACATTGAATACCATATTTCTTGGTATACTGACGACCATAGCTATGGGGGCCGTTCTGCATATACTGCAGCCCCTGTTCCTTCCCCTGGTCATAGCTATCCTCCTGTCCTTTGTTCTGTCCCCTCTGGTGACTCATTTTCACAAGAGGATACCCCGGGTTCTCGCCGTTTTGCTGGTCATAGGCATTCTCATGGTCGGACTCTATGCCATCGGCTGGTTTTTCTATACGAGAATCACTTCATTTGTCTCTGTCATCGGGTATTACCAGGACCGCTTTGACATCATCATCAGTGATATTGTCATCCGCTACAAACTGCCTTCTGATATTCTGGAAGTCCTGCAATTGTCGGCGAGTCTCCGTTCGGGACTCTATAATATATCCATCTCCTTCGTCAATTTTGCAGGCCAGCTGATCATTGTTGTCTTTTTCATTGTATTCATGCTCTTGGAGAATCCCCTGTCAGAACGTAAGATGAAGATGGCCTTTCCTAAGGAGAGTGTCCAGATCCGTTTCGGTACCATCATCCGGACCATCAGTACCCAGATTGCACGGTATCTGACGATCAAGCTGGGAATCAGCATCACCACAGGATTTCTAGTCAGCCTTTCCCTCTATTTTATTGGACTCGATTTTTATCTGATGTGGGGCTTCCTGGCCATCCTGTTTAACTTCATACCCAATATTGGTTCCACCATCATCATGGTCGCCACCATTCTGATGTCATTTATCCAGTTTTATCCCGTATGGAATCCCATCCTGGCCGCTCTCATCGTCATGCCGCTGATTCAAATGATTCTGGGGAATTTTCTGGACCCCAAGTTGCAGGGAAACCAACTGGATCTTTCTCCGGTGATCATCCTGATCTCTCTGGTTTTCTGGGGATGGATCTGGGGCATTACGGGCATGTTCCTGGCGGTCCCTCTGGCAGAAACCATCAAGATCATCTGCGCCAACATTGATGCCCTCAAGCCCGTCAGTATTCTGATGAGCAGCGGGAAGTCTCTGAAACAGGTCTCACCTAAAAACAGCGATATAGAAAAAGATGAAACAGAGAATACAGAAAATACAGAGGAAACACCATGA
- the yihA gene encoding ribosome biogenesis GTP-binding protein YihA/YsxC: protein MTEINFNTIKFVTSVPYMKGRPAERGIEIAFAGRSNAGKSSALNAMANRKSMAKTSSVPGKTQHINLFSLKEDLLIADLPGYGYAKVPPREKKRWQEEMTNYILNRECLKGIILLMDIRHPLTDLDRAMLDLAVRGNREVHIVLSKADKLKSGARAKTLSDMNKALRGLTIPWSIQTLSAVKKDGVKELQDHIRFWYESD, encoded by the coding sequence GTGACAGAAATAAACTTTAATACCATCAAATTCGTAACGAGTGTCCCCTATATGAAGGGCCGTCCTGCAGAGCGGGGCATTGAAATTGCCTTTGCAGGCCGCTCCAATGCCGGTAAATCCAGTGCCCTGAATGCCATGGCCAACCGGAAGAGTATGGCAAAGACCTCATCGGTACCTGGAAAGACCCAGCATATCAACCTCTTTTCTCTGAAGGAAGACCTGCTTATTGCCGACCTCCCGGGATACGGCTATGCCAAAGTCCCGCCTCGTGAAAAAAAACGCTGGCAGGAAGAGATGACAAACTACATTCTCAACCGGGAATGCCTGAAGGGGATCATTCTTCTTATGGATATCCGCCACCCCCTGACGGATCTGGACCGGGCCATGCTGGACCTGGCGGTCCGGGGGAATAGAGAGGTGCATATCGTGTTGAGCAAGGCTGATAAACTGAAAAGCGGAGCCAGAGCAAAGACACTCAGTGATATGAACAAGGCCCTGAGAGGGTTGACCATCCCCTGGAGTATTCAGACCCTTTCAGCCGTGAAAAAAGACGGAGTCAAAGAGCTTCAGGATCATATCCGGTTCTGGTACGAGTCTGATTAA